In the Rubrivivax gelatinosus IL144 genome, GAAACGCGGCCGCGCGAGCAGGCCCTGGTCGATCAGCCACTGGTCGTTGTAGACCTTGGACAGATAACGCGTGCCGGTGTCGCAGACCAGCGTCAGCACGCGTTTGGGCGTCGTCTGCTCGCGGCAGTAACGCAGCGCCGCGGCCAGCAGCGTGCCGGTGGACGAACCGCCGGGGATGCCTTCGCGCGCCAGCAGCTCGCGTGCGGCGCCGAAGCTCTCGGCGTCGGGGATCGAATAGGCGCTCTTCACCGAGCCGAAGTCGGCGATCGCCGGCACGAAGTCTTCGCCGATGCCTTCGACGGCCCAGGAGCCGGCCTGGCCGACGTGGCCGGTCTTCACGTAGTCGGCGAGGATCGAGCCCACCGGGTCGGCGAGCACGAACTCGAGCTCGGGCTGCACCTTGCGGAAGTAGCGCGACAGCCCGGTCAGCGTGCCCGAGGAGCCGACGCCGACGACGATGGCGTCCAGGTCGTGCCCGGTCTGGGCCCAGATCTCCGGGCCGGTGGCGGTTTCGTGGGCCAGCGGATTGGCCGGGTTGTTGAACTGGTCGGCGAAGAACGAGCCTGGGATGCCGGCGGCGATGCGTGCCGCCAGGTCCTGGTAGTACTCGGGGTGGCCCTTGCCGACGTCCGAGCGCGTGACGTGCACCGTCGCGCCCAGCGCCTTCAGGTGCAGCACCTTCTCGGTGGCCATCTTGTCGGGCACGACGAGCACCACCTTGTAGCCCTTGGCGCGTGCCACCAGCGCCAGGCCCAGGCCGGTGTTGCCGGCGGTGGCCTCGACGACGGTGCCGCCGGGC is a window encoding:
- a CDS encoding pyridoxal-phosphate dependent enzyme, with amino-acid sequence MSRSPELPRAARESASRPAVLDLIGNTPLVRVTRLDTGCCTLFLKLESQNPGGSIKDRIGVAMIEAAERDGRLQPGGTVVEATAGNTGLGLALVARAKGYKVVLVVPDKMATEKVLHLKALGATVHVTRSDVGKGHPEYYQDLAARIAAGIPGSFFADQFNNPANPLAHETATGPEIWAQTGHDLDAIVVGVGSSGTLTGLSRYFRKVQPELEFVLADPVGSILADYVKTGHVGQAGSWAVEGIGEDFVPAIADFGSVKSAYSIPDAESFGAARELLAREGIPGGSSTGTLLAAALRYCREQTTPKRVLTLVCDTGTRYLSKVYNDQWLIDQGLLARPRFGDLRDLISRRYEDGGVVAVAPEDTLLVAFQRMRLAEVSQLPVLAEGRLVGVLDESDLLVAAQTGPQALQRPVRDAMTAAPQTLPASASIAELRAVLDRGLVAIVADEAGFHGLVTRFDLLNHLRRQLLASTAAA